In Azospirillaceae bacterium, a genomic segment contains:
- a CDS encoding homoserine kinase, translated as MAVYTEVTDEDLHAFVADYAIGAVISCKGIAEGVENSNYLLVTTQGPYILTLYEKRVNPADLPFFLGLMRHLAAGGIVCPQPVPGRDGEALRTLAGRPAVIVTFLTGMWPRRILPEHCAGLGTALARLHLAGADYDVPRPNTLSLDGWRTLVEATRDGADGVKPGLKAVLADELAALSALWPGRDGRPALPQGIIHADLFPDNVFFRDGALSGLIDFYFACTDMLAYDLAICLNAWCFEPDGAFNVTKSRLLLTSYARVRPLTEAEAAALPLLARGSALRFLLTRLYDWVNTPAGAMVKRKDPLEYLHKLRFHQQARSLADYGLSPSDLCSTPAQETHP; from the coding sequence ATGGCCGTCTATACCGAAGTCACCGATGAGGATTTGCACGCGTTCGTCGCCGATTACGCGATCGGCGCGGTGATCTCGTGCAAGGGCATCGCCGAAGGGGTGGAGAATTCCAACTACCTGCTGGTGACGACCCAGGGCCCCTATATCCTGACCCTGTATGAAAAGCGGGTGAACCCGGCGGACCTGCCCTTTTTCCTGGGCCTGATGCGCCACCTGGCGGCGGGCGGCATCGTCTGCCCCCAGCCGGTGCCGGGCCGCGATGGCGAGGCGCTGCGCACCCTGGCTGGCCGGCCGGCGGTCATCGTCACCTTCCTGACCGGCATGTGGCCGCGCCGCATCCTGCCGGAGCATTGCGCCGGCCTCGGCACCGCCCTGGCGCGCCTGCACCTGGCCGGTGCTGATTATGACGTGCCCCGCCCCAACACCCTGTCGCTGGACGGCTGGCGCACCCTGGTGGAGGCCACGCGCGACGGCGCCGACGGCGTGAAGCCGGGGCTGAAGGCCGTGCTGGCGGATGAGCTGGCGGCCTTGTCGGCGCTGTGGCCCGGCCGCGACGGCCGCCCCGCCCTGCCCCAGGGCATCATCCATGCCGACCTGTTCCCGGATAACGTCTTCTTCCGCGACGGCGCCCTGTCTGGCCTGATCGACTTCTATTTCGCCTGCACCGACATGCTGGCCTACGACCTGGCCATCTGCCTGAACGCCTGGTGCTTCGAGCCCGACGGCGCCTTCAACGTCACCAAGTCGCGCCTGCTGCTGACCAGCTACGCCCGGGTGCGGCCGCTGACGGAAGCGGAAGCGGCGGCCCTGCCCCTGCTGGCGCGCGGCAGCGCCCTGCGTTTCCTGCTGACACGGCTGTATGACTGGGTCAACACGCCGGCCGGCGCCATGGTGAAACGCAAGGACCCGCTGGAATATTTGCACAAGCTGCGCTTCCATCAGCAGGCCCGCAGCCTGGCCGACTACGGCCTGTCCCCATCCGACCTCTGTTCCACCCCCGCACAGGAAACCCATCCGTGA
- the gcvH gene encoding glycine cleavage system protein GcvH, with amino-acid sequence MTIRFTEDHEWISLDGDVATVGITTFAQGQLGDVVFVEVPEAGRALTKGKDAAVVESVKAASEVYAPVDGTVVEGNQAVVDDPSLVNSDPQGAGWFFKMTLKDATALDGLMDQAAYDTFVEGQH; translated from the coding sequence ATGACCATCCGTTTTACCGAAGACCATGAGTGGATCAGCCTGGACGGCGATGTGGCCACCGTCGGCATCACCACCTTCGCCCAGGGCCAGCTGGGCGACGTGGTGTTCGTCGAGGTGCCCGAGGCCGGCCGCGCCCTGACCAAGGGCAAGGACGCCGCCGTCGTCGAGTCGGTGAAGGCCGCCAGCGAGGTCTACGCCCCGGTCGATGGCACCGTCGTGGAAGGCAACCAGGCGGTGGTGGACGACCCCTCGCTGGTCAACAGCGACCCGCAGGGCGCCGGCTGGTTCTTCAAGATGACCCTGAAGGACGCCACGGCGCTGGACGGCCTGATGGACCAGGCAGCCTACGACACCTTCGTGGAAGGTCAGCACTGA
- the gcvT gene encoding glycine cleavage system aminomethyltransferase GcvT, translating into MSSSSDSPILTTPLNALHRKLGAKMVPFAGYDMPVQYPLGVLKEHLHTREKAGLFDVSHMGQVILRGDGVVDALEKLVPGELRALKQGRIRYSFFTNDQGGILDDLMIANRGDHLFLVVNAACKVPDIAHLTAGLPGVEIEYLGDDRGLLALQGPVAATVLARFIPDVATMPFMSMVSADLKGIPVTIARSGYTGEDGYEIGINADRTEDVARLLLAEPEVAAIGLGARDSLRLEAGLCLYGHDIDTTTTPVEAGLTWAISKRRREEGGYPGDAIVRRQLAEGATRYRVGIQPEGRAPAREHTEIQDAAGQTVGEVTSGGFGPSANAPVAMGYVTAANAAVGTSLSLVVRGKPLPAKVASLPFVPQRYYRG; encoded by the coding sequence ATGTCGTCCTCATCCGATTCGCCCATTCTCACCACGCCCCTGAACGCCCTGCACCGTAAGCTGGGGGCTAAAATGGTGCCCTTCGCCGGCTATGACATGCCGGTGCAGTATCCGCTGGGCGTGCTGAAGGAACATCTGCACACCCGCGAGAAGGCCGGCCTGTTCGACGTGTCGCACATGGGCCAGGTCATCCTGCGCGGCGACGGCGTGGTGGATGCCCTGGAAAAGCTGGTGCCCGGTGAGTTGAGGGCCCTGAAGCAGGGCCGCATCCGCTATAGCTTCTTCACCAACGACCAGGGCGGCATCCTGGACGATTTGATGATCGCCAACCGGGGCGACCATCTGTTCCTGGTGGTGAACGCCGCCTGCAAGGTGCCGGACATTGCCCACCTGACGGCGGGCCTGCCGGGCGTCGAGATCGAATATCTGGGCGATGACCGGGGCCTGCTGGCCCTGCAGGGCCCCGTGGCCGCCACCGTGCTGGCCCGCTTCATCCCCGATGTCGCCACCATGCCCTTCATGTCCATGGTCAGCGCTGACCTGAAGGGCATCCCCGTCACCATCGCCCGCTCCGGCTACACCGGTGAGGACGGGTATGAGATCGGCATCAATGCCGACCGTACCGAGGACGTGGCCCGCCTGCTGCTGGCGGAGCCCGAGGTGGCCGCCATCGGCCTGGGTGCCCGCGATAGCCTGCGGCTGGAGGCCGGCCTCTGCCTCTACGGCCACGACATCGACACCACCACCACCCCGGTGGAGGCCGGCCTGACCTGGGCCATCTCCAAGCGCCGGCGGGAGGAGGGGGGCTACCCCGGCGACGCCATCGTGCGCCGCCAGCTGGCCGAGGGTGCGACCCGCTACCGCGTCGGCATCCAGCCGGAAGGCCGTGCGCCCGCCCGTGAGCATACCGAAATCCAGGACGCCGCCGGCCAGACGGTGGGCGAGGTCACCTCCGGCGGCTTCGGGCCCAGCGCCAACGCCCCCGTCGCCATGGGATACGTCACCGCCGCCAACGCCGCCGTGGGCACGTCCCTGTCGCTGGTCGTGCGCGGCAAGCCGCTGCCGGCCAAGGTCGCCAGCCTGCCTTTCGTGCCGCAGCGCTACTACCGCGGCTGA
- the rnhA gene encoding ribonuclease HI, whose product MSDVAKPASSRVEIFTDGACSGNPGPGGWGAILRWNGTEKEMKGGEPDTTNNRMELMAAIRALENLKRPVRVDLHTDSQYLRDGITKWIHGWRARGWLTADKKPVKNVDLWQRLSDQADRHEVVFHWVRGHNGHPENERADQLAREGLAEARK is encoded by the coding sequence GTGAGCGACGTCGCCAAGCCCGCCAGTTCGCGCGTCGAGATCTTCACCGACGGTGCTTGCAGCGGCAACCCCGGCCCCGGCGGCTGGGGCGCCATCCTGCGCTGGAACGGCACGGAAAAGGAAATGAAGGGCGGGGAGCCCGACACCACCAACAACCGCATGGAATTGATGGCCGCCATCCGCGCGCTGGAAAACCTGAAGCGGCCGGTCAGGGTGGATCTGCACACCGACAGCCAGTACCTGCGCGACGGCATCACCAAATGGATCCACGGCTGGCGCGCCCGGGGCTGGCTGACCGCCGACAAGAAGCCGGTGAAGAACGTGGATCTGTGGCAGCGTCTGTCCGACCAGGCCGACCGGCACGAGGTGGTGTTCCACTGGGTGCGCGGCCACAACGGCCACCCCGAGAACGAACGCGCCGACCAGCTGGCCCGCGAGGGCCTCGCAGAGGCGCGGAAGTAG
- a CDS encoding class I SAM-dependent methyltransferase: MTAAFEHFLYPNIPTTNWQMLPSERMALTGLLARLRPKVALEIGIFYGGSLNLISQFAEQVWALDIDPQVTERFARPANVDIRIGDSNTMLASMLAELDGQGLTPDFVLLDADHSTEGVLRDLKVLLTIRPRAPMVILMHDSGNPACRQGMSSAPWASNPYVHDLDLDFVPGQMVAGGAPGKYEVWGGFGLAYLRPEPRTNDLTIRTTGLATILELHRATAA, encoded by the coding sequence ATGACAGCAGCTTTTGAACATTTCCTTTATCCGAACATACCGACAACGAACTGGCAGATGTTGCCGTCTGAGCGTATGGCGCTAACGGGATTGCTGGCCCGGTTGCGCCCCAAAGTGGCGCTTGAAATCGGAATTTTTTACGGCGGCAGCCTCAATCTGATTTCTCAGTTCGCGGAACAGGTTTGGGCGCTGGACATCGACCCCCAGGTCACTGAACGCTTTGCCAGGCCGGCCAATGTCGACATCCGCATCGGCGATTCCAACACGATGCTGGCATCCATGCTGGCGGAACTGGACGGCCAGGGCCTGACCCCCGATTTCGTCCTGCTGGACGCCGACCATTCCACCGAGGGCGTGTTGCGCGACCTTAAGGTGCTTTTGACCATCCGGCCGCGGGCACCGATGGTCATCCTGATGCATGACAGCGGCAATCCGGCCTGTCGCCAAGGCATGTCGTCCGCGCCGTGGGCGTCGAACCCCTATGTCCACGACCTGGATCTGGACTTCGTGCCCGGCCAGATGGTCGCGGGCGGCGCCCCTGGCAAGTATGAGGTATGGGGCGGCTTCGGGCTCGCCTACCTTCGTCCGGAACCACGGACGAACGACCTGACCATCCGGACGACCGGGCTGGCCACCATCCTCGAACTGCATCGCGCCACTGCCGCCTGA
- the gcvPB gene encoding aminomethyl-transferring glycine dehydrogenase subunit GcvPB, which translates to MNTQGRKTTPDAESAAATDVGTYTGNRALVHEEALIFELDNPGVTGVDLEAAPAVTSRLGGLKARDAIGLPGLSEPTVVRHYTRLSQKNFGIDSTMYPLGSCTMKHNPRLNEKLARLPGFSDIHPLQPQSTVQGALELIDQLAHWLKTLTGMPAVAMSPAAGAHGELCGLMAIRAALQARGESSRTRVLVPESAHGTNPATAAFCGFTVDAIPAEANGRVSVAAVKAKLGPDVACIMLTNPNTCGLFEPQVKEIADAVHAAGGYFYCDGANYNAIVGRVRPADLGVDAMHINLHKTFSTPHGGGGPGSGPVVLSDALAPYAPLPYVVHGTDGFRLVEHEGEVEGGNQPFGRLKAFHGQMGMFVRALAYILSHGADGLRQASSDAVLNANYIKARLQDLMTVPFDGYCMHEALFDDRFLKDTGVTTLDFAKAMIDEGFHPMTMYFPLVVHGAFLIEPTETESKATIDQFVGAMRHLAGKAKAGDAAHFLAAPRYTPRRRLDETAAARKPVLRWLPPAA; encoded by the coding sequence ATGAATACCCAAGGACGCAAGACCACGCCGGACGCGGAATCCGCGGCGGCCACCGATGTCGGCACTTACACCGGTAACCGCGCGCTGGTGCATGAAGAGGCGCTGATCTTCGAACTGGACAACCCCGGCGTCACCGGCGTGGACCTGGAGGCGGCCCCGGCCGTCACCAGCCGCCTGGGCGGCCTGAAGGCCCGCGACGCCATCGGCCTGCCCGGCCTGTCGGAGCCGACGGTGGTGCGCCACTACACGCGCCTTAGCCAGAAGAACTTCGGCATCGACAGCACCATGTACCCGCTGGGCTCGTGCACCATGAAGCACAACCCGCGCCTGAACGAGAAGCTGGCCCGCCTGCCCGGCTTCAGCGACATCCACCCCTTGCAGCCGCAATCCACGGTGCAGGGTGCGCTGGAGCTGATCGACCAGCTGGCCCATTGGCTGAAGACCCTGACCGGCATGCCGGCGGTGGCCATGTCGCCGGCCGCCGGCGCGCATGGTGAGCTGTGCGGCCTGATGGCCATCCGCGCCGCCTTGCAGGCCCGGGGTGAGAGCAGCCGCACCCGCGTGCTGGTGCCGGAGTCGGCGCACGGCACCAACCCGGCCACGGCGGCCTTCTGCGGCTTCACCGTCGATGCCATCCCGGCGGAGGCCAACGGCCGCGTGAGCGTGGCGGCGGTGAAGGCCAAGCTGGGCCCCGACGTCGCCTGCATCATGCTGACCAACCCCAACACCTGCGGCCTGTTCGAGCCGCAGGTGAAGGAGATCGCCGACGCAGTGCATGCCGCCGGCGGCTATTTCTACTGCGACGGCGCCAACTACAACGCCATCGTCGGCCGGGTGCGCCCGGCGGACCTGGGCGTGGACGCCATGCACATCAACCTGCACAAGACCTTCTCCACCCCGCACGGCGGTGGCGGCCCGGGTTCCGGCCCGGTGGTCCTGTCGGACGCGCTGGCCCCCTACGCCCCGCTGCCCTATGTGGTGCACGGGACCGATGGCTTCCGCCTGGTGGAGCATGAGGGCGAGGTCGAGGGCGGCAACCAGCCGTTCGGCCGCCTGAAGGCCTTCCACGGTCAGATGGGCATGTTCGTCCGCGCGCTGGCCTACATCCTCAGCCACGGCGCCGACGGCCTGCGCCAGGCCTCCAGCGATGCCGTGCTGAACGCCAACTATATCAAGGCGCGGCTGCAGGACCTGATGACTGTGCCGTTCGACGGCTACTGCATGCATGAGGCCCTGTTTGACGACCGCTTCCTGAAGGACACCGGCGTCACCACCCTCGACTTCGCCAAGGCGATGATCGATGAGGGCTTCCATCCCATGACCATGTACTTCCCCCTGGTCGTGCACGGCGCCTTCCTGATCGAGCCGACGGAGACCGAGTCCAAGGCCACCATCGACCAGTTCGTCGGCGCGATGCGGCACCTGGCGGGCAAGGCCAAGGCGGGCGATGCCGCCCACTTCCTGGCCGCCCCCCGCTACACCCCGCGCCGACGCCTGGATGAGACCGCTGCGGCGCGCAAGCCAGTCCTGCGCTGGTTGCCGCCCGCGGCATAA
- the gcvPA gene encoding aminomethyl-transferring glycine dehydrogenase subunit GcvPA produces the protein MRYLPLTEADRQAMLAAIGAPSVDALFGDVPVAAHLTQPIAGLAPHQGELQVERALGRLAARNVAAGSCPSFLGAGAYRHHVPAAVDQLLTRGEFLTSYTPYQPEVTQGTLQYLFEFQTQVALITGMDVANASMYDGATACAEAVLMANRVTRRNRAVLSGGLHPHYREVTATTTGVLGVDLVTLPADPKGIEDLVAAIDDKTSCVVVQNPTLFGHVADLTALAEACHAKGALLIVAVTEVVSLGLMPSPGSMGADIVVAEGQSIGNGLNFGGPYLGLFATRDKFVRQMPGRLCGETVDADGKRGFVLTLSTREQHIRREKATSNICTNSGLCALAFTMHLSLLGEVGFTGLAQLNHAKAVQLADKLAAAGVTVVNQGFFNEFTIQVTGDAAAVVDTLAAEPILAGVPVSRLHPAQADLAGLLLVAVTETTTEDDMDALVQALGGTK, from the coding sequence ATGCGTTACCTGCCCCTGACCGAGGCTGACCGGCAGGCGATGCTGGCCGCCATCGGCGCGCCGTCGGTGGACGCGCTGTTTGGCGACGTGCCGGTTGCCGCCCACCTGACGCAGCCCATCGCCGGCCTGGCGCCGCACCAGGGCGAGTTGCAGGTGGAGCGCGCGCTGGGCCGCCTGGCCGCCCGCAATGTCGCCGCCGGCAGCTGCCCCAGCTTCTTAGGAGCGGGCGCCTACCGCCACCACGTCCCGGCGGCGGTGGACCAGTTGCTGACGCGCGGTGAGTTCCTCACCAGCTACACGCCCTACCAGCCCGAGGTGACGCAGGGCACCCTGCAATACCTGTTCGAGTTCCAGACCCAGGTGGCGCTGATCACCGGCATGGATGTGGCCAACGCCTCCATGTACGACGGCGCCACGGCCTGTGCCGAGGCGGTGCTGATGGCCAACCGCGTCACGCGCCGCAATCGCGCCGTGCTGTCGGGCGGCTTGCACCCCCACTACCGTGAGGTCACGGCCACCACCACCGGCGTGCTGGGCGTGGACCTGGTGACCCTGCCGGCCGATCCCAAGGGGATCGAGGATCTGGTGGCGGCCATCGACGACAAGACGTCCTGCGTCGTCGTGCAGAACCCCACCCTGTTCGGCCACGTCGCCGACCTGACTGCGCTGGCCGAGGCCTGCCACGCCAAGGGCGCCCTGCTGATCGTGGCGGTGACCGAGGTGGTGAGCCTGGGCCTGATGCCCTCGCCCGGTTCCATGGGGGCCGACATCGTGGTGGCCGAGGGCCAGAGCATCGGCAACGGCCTGAACTTCGGCGGGCCCTACCTCGGCCTGTTCGCCACCCGCGACAAGTTCGTGCGCCAGATGCCCGGCCGCCTGTGCGGCGAGACGGTGGACGCCGACGGCAAGCGCGGCTTCGTGCTGACGCTGTCGACGCGTGAGCAGCACATTCGGCGTGAGAAGGCCACGTCCAACATCTGCACCAACTCCGGCCTGTGCGCGCTGGCCTTCACCATGCACCTGTCGCTGCTGGGCGAGGTGGGTTTCACCGGCCTGGCCCAACTGAACCACGCCAAGGCGGTGCAATTGGCGGATAAGCTGGCGGCGGCCGGTGTCACCGTGGTGAACCAGGGCTTCTTCAATGAGTTCACCATCCAGGTGACGGGTGATGCCGCGGCCGTGGTGGACACGCTGGCAGCCGAGCCCATCCTGGCCGGTGTGCCCGTTTCCCGCCTCCACCCGGCCCAGGCGGACCTCGCCGGCCTGCTGCTGGTGGCGGTGACCGAGACCACGACCGAAGACGACATGGACGCCCTGGTCCAGGCCCTGGGAGGAACGAAGTGA
- a CDS encoding PspA/IM30 family protein, with protein MGLFSRLGDIIDANLNAMLDRAEDPERLIGLVIQEMEDTLVEVRAEAVRSMARRKELEARYRDVEFELLEWDRKAELAVTKGREDLARGALVAKARLADAADPIRREIQAITDLLAKGADDVGRLEAKLADARTRQGTLLARHRSATNRLRLRSQIHDTRLDEALSHYGSLQRDIDMLESEAEALELGRQPRGLAAEIDALADDKVTAELEALKARVAGRNPV; from the coding sequence ATGGGACTGTTTTCCCGCCTCGGCGACATCATCGATGCCAACCTGAACGCCATGCTGGATCGTGCCGAGGATCCGGAACGGCTGATCGGCCTGGTCATCCAGGAGATGGAGGACACGCTGGTCGAGGTGCGCGCCGAAGCCGTGCGGTCCATGGCGCGGCGCAAGGAGCTGGAGGCCCGCTACCGTGACGTGGAGTTCGAGTTGCTGGAGTGGGACCGCAAGGCCGAGCTGGCGGTGACCAAGGGCCGCGAGGATCTGGCCCGGGGCGCCCTGGTGGCCAAGGCCCGCCTGGCCGATGCCGCCGATCCCATCCGCCGCGAAATCCAGGCCATCACCGACCTGCTGGCCAAGGGCGCCGACGATGTCGGCCGGCTGGAGGCCAAGCTGGCCGACGCGCGGACCCGCCAGGGCACCCTGCTGGCCCGTCATCGCAGCGCCACCAATCGCCTGCGCCTGCGCAGCCAGATCCACGACACCCGCCTGGATGAGGCGCTGTCCCACTACGGCAGCCTGCAGCGCGACATCGACATGCTGGAAAGCGAGGCCGAGGCCCTGGAACTGGGCCGGCAGCCGCGCGGCCTGGCCGCCGAGATCGATGCCCTGGCCGACGACAAGGTGACGGCGGAACTGGAAGCGCTGAAGGCCCGCGTGGCCGGCCGCAACCCAGTCTGA
- a CDS encoding aminotransferase, protein MRSGNAILSGYGTTIFEAMSRLAGTHDAINLGQGFPDDRGAEDVLQVAARALLEGNNQYPPMMGLPALRQAVAAHAARFYGLSVDWEREVMVTSGATEALGACLFGLIEPGDEVVLFQPLYDSYVPIIRRAGGIPRFVPLRPPGWTFDPDELAAAFGPRTKLVVLNNPLNPAAKVWSADELALLARLVVEHDCYAVCDEVYEHLVFDGRRHVPLMAMPGMRDRSLRIGSAGKTFSLTGWKVGYVTAAPALLQPVAKAHQYLTFATPPNLQAAVAYGLAKDDSYFGLLAAGLAAKRDRLSAGLVSVGLPVLPSEGTYFVVADITDAPGRRVGEDDAAFCRRLTVEAGVAAIPVSAFYEQDAPTHLIRFCFSKQDAILDAAVSRLRAFFGS, encoded by the coding sequence GTGCGATCAGGTAACGCCATCCTGTCGGGGTACGGGACCACCATCTTCGAGGCCATGTCGCGGCTGGCGGGCACGCACGACGCCATCAACCTGGGCCAGGGCTTTCCCGACGACCGGGGGGCGGAGGATGTGCTGCAGGTGGCCGCCCGGGCGCTGCTGGAGGGCAACAACCAGTATCCGCCCATGATGGGCCTGCCGGCGCTGCGCCAGGCCGTGGCGGCCCACGCCGCGCGGTTCTATGGCCTGTCGGTGGATTGGGAGCGGGAGGTGATGGTCACCTCCGGCGCCACCGAGGCGCTGGGCGCCTGCCTGTTCGGCCTGATCGAGCCGGGCGATGAGGTCGTGCTGTTCCAGCCGCTGTACGACAGCTACGTCCCCATCATCCGCCGCGCCGGCGGCATCCCCCGCTTCGTGCCCCTGCGGCCGCCCGGCTGGACCTTCGATCCCGATGAGCTGGCGGCGGCCTTCGGGCCGCGCACCAAGCTGGTGGTGCTGAACAACCCCCTGAATCCGGCGGCCAAGGTGTGGTCGGCGGATGAGCTGGCGCTGCTGGCCCGGTTGGTGGTGGAGCACGACTGCTACGCCGTTTGCGATGAGGTCTATGAGCACCTGGTGTTCGATGGCCGCCGGCACGTGCCGCTGATGGCCATGCCCGGCATGCGCGACCGCAGCTTGCGCATCGGGTCGGCCGGCAAGACCTTTTCCCTGACGGGCTGGAAGGTGGGCTACGTCACGGCCGCCCCCGCCCTGTTGCAGCCGGTGGCCAAGGCCCACCAGTACCTGACCTTCGCCACCCCGCCCAATTTGCAGGCGGCCGTGGCGTACGGCCTGGCCAAGGACGATTCCTATTTCGGCCTGCTGGCGGCGGGGCTGGCGGCCAAGCGTGACCGGCTGTCGGCGGGCCTGGTCTCGGTCGGCCTGCCCGTGCTGCCGTCGGAAGGGACGTATTTCGTGGTGGCGGATATCACGGACGCACCCGGCCGCCGCGTGGGCGAGGATGACGCCGCCTTCTGCCGGCGCCTGACGGTGGAGGCCGGCGTCGCCGCCATCCCGGTCAGCGCCTTTTATGAGCAGGACGCGCCCACCCATCTCATCCGCTTCTGCTTTTCCAAGCAGGACGCCATCCTGGACGCGGCGGTGTCGCGGCTGCGGGCGTTTTTCGGGAGCTGA
- a CDS encoding PspC domain-containing protein, producing the protein MRSFDRISATMRRNKLTKDPGRAVLFGVCAGLARYAGLPVTLVRVLTVLSLFFFAGTTLLVYAALALVLDSQYADREDVYVSRTSYRYRW; encoded by the coding sequence ATGAGGAGCTTTGATCGTATTTCGGCCACCATGCGCCGCAACAAGCTGACCAAGGACCCGGGTCGCGCCGTCCTGTTCGGCGTCTGCGCCGGCCTGGCCCGCTACGCCGGCCTGCCCGTCACCCTCGTGCGTGTCCTGACCGTGCTCAGCCTGTTCTTCTTCGCAGGGACCACCCTGCTGGTCTACGCCGCGCTGGCCCTGGTGCTGGACAGCCAGTACGCCGACCGCGAGGATGTCTACGTCAGCCGCACGTCCTATCGCTACCGCTGGTAA
- a CDS encoding LysR family transcriptional regulator → MDWDKLRVFHAVAEAGSFTHAGETLNLSQSAVSRQISALEESLHVPLFHRHARGLILTEQGELLYRTAREVFAKLSMTEAMLSESKEHPKGPLKVTTTVAFGSTWLTPRIREFLSIYPDVQLTLLLDDNELDLSMREADIAIRMVPPRQPDLIQRHLMTVRTHLYGHRTYLEKRGTPETVEDLQKHDLIAYPSDAKAPVPNINWLLALGDPPGGERDTIFRVNSLYALYKAVESGLGIAAIPDYIISESNPDLVRILPDVTGPRIDAYFVYAEELRHSKRIAVFRDFLVKKVAETFPATHAPSA, encoded by the coding sequence ATGGATTGGGACAAGCTTCGCGTTTTCCACGCGGTGGCGGAGGCCGGCAGCTTCACGCATGCCGGTGAAACCCTGAACCTTAGCCAATCAGCCGTCAGCCGGCAGATCAGCGCTTTGGAGGAAAGCCTCCATGTGCCGCTGTTCCATCGCCACGCCCGCGGCCTCATCCTCACCGAGCAGGGCGAGTTGCTGTACCGCACCGCCCGTGAGGTGTTCGCCAAGCTGTCGATGACAGAGGCGATGCTTTCGGAAAGCAAGGAGCATCCGAAGGGCCCGCTGAAGGTGACGACCACCGTCGCCTTCGGGTCCACGTGGCTGACCCCGCGCATCCGGGAATTCCTGTCGATCTACCCGGACGTGCAGTTGACGCTGCTGCTGGACGATAACGAGCTGGACCTGTCCATGCGCGAGGCGGACATCGCCATCCGCATGGTGCCGCCGCGCCAGCCCGACCTGATCCAGCGCCACCTGATGACGGTGCGCACCCACCTGTACGGCCACCGCACGTACCTGGAAAAGCGCGGCACCCCGGAAACGGTGGAGGATCTGCAGAAGCACGATCTGATCGCCTATCCGTCGGACGCCAAGGCGCCGGTGCCCAACATCAACTGGCTGCTGGCCCTGGGCGACCCGCCCGGCGGCGAGCGCGACACCATCTTCCGTGTCAACAGCCTGTACGCCCTGTACAAGGCGGTGGAGAGCGGCCTGGGTATCGCGGCCATCCCCGACTACATCATCTCCGAAAGCAACCCCGACCTGGTCCGCATCCTGCCGGACGTGACGGGCCCGCGCATCGACGCCTATTTCGTCTATGCCGAGGAACTGCGTCACTCCAAGCGCATCGCGGTCTTCCGTGACTTTCTCGTTAAGAAGGTCGCAGAAACCTTCCCCGCAACGCATGCGCCCAGCGCATAG
- the ispH gene encoding 4-hydroxy-3-methylbut-2-enyl diphosphate reductase: MTKPTLNILLASPRGFCAGVDRAIQIVEVALQRYGAPVYVRHEIVHNRYVVQGLEAKGAIFVEELDEVPDGRPVVFSAHGVPKSVPAEAENRHLMYVDATCPLVSKVHREAERHHADGRQIILIGHAGHPEVVGTMGQLPAGAVILVESEEDVRTVEVGDPLNLAFVTQTTLSVDDTVQIVAALKARFPAIAGPRKEDICYATTNRQTAVKAIAEKADAILVLGAPNSSNSMRLVEVAAKHGCTNSMLVQRATQIDWSMMDNVKVLGITAGASAPDILVQEVIEACRERYDIQIEEVQTAVENITFKLPRGLAAAE, encoded by the coding sequence ATGACCAAGCCCACGCTCAATATCCTCCTGGCCTCGCCGCGCGGTTTCTGCGCCGGCGTGGACCGCGCCATCCAGATCGTGGAGGTGGCGTTGCAGCGGTATGGCGCGCCCGTCTATGTCCGGCATGAGATCGTGCACAACCGCTACGTCGTGCAGGGCCTGGAAGCCAAGGGCGCCATCTTCGTGGAAGAACTGGACGAGGTGCCGGACGGCCGCCCTGTCGTCTTCTCCGCCCACGGCGTGCCCAAGTCGGTCCCGGCCGAGGCGGAGAACCGGCACCTGATGTATGTCGATGCCACCTGCCCCCTGGTGTCCAAGGTCCACCGTGAGGCGGAGCGTCATCACGCCGACGGTCGCCAGATCATCTTGATCGGCCATGCCGGCCATCCGGAGGTGGTGGGCACCATGGGCCAACTGCCGGCGGGTGCCGTGATCCTGGTGGAATCGGAAGAGGATGTGCGCACGGTCGAGGTGGGCGATCCCCTGAACCTGGCCTTCGTCACCCAGACCACCCTGTCGGTGGACGACACGGTGCAGATCGTGGCCGCCCTGAAGGCGCGTTTCCCCGCCATCGCCGGCCCGCGCAAGGAAGACATCTGCTACGCCACCACCAACCGCCAGACGGCGGTGAAGGCCATCGCCGAGAAGGCGGACGCCATCCTGGTGCTGGGGGCGCCCAACAGCTCCAACTCCATGCGCCTGGTGGAAGTGGCGGCCAAGCACGGCTGCACCAATTCCATGCTGGTGCAGCGCGCCACCCAGATCGACTGGTCCATGATGGACAACGTCAAGGTCCTGGGCATCACCGCCGGCGCCTCGGCCCCCGACATCCTGGTGCAGGAGGTCATCGAGGCCTGCCGCGAGCGCTACGACATCCAGATCGAGGAAGTGCAGACGGCGGTGGAGAACATCACCTTCAAGCTGCCCCGCGGCCTGGCGGCGGCGGAGTAA